In the Bacteroidales bacterium genome, GGACATACCTGAAGGAATGACATAACGTGAGGGTTTTTCCGGACTGTCAGAGACCATCCAGCCGGCTATATTGACCGGTTCCGAACCTTTATTGTAAAGTTCTATCCAGTCAGAATATTTTCCTGTATTGCTCTGAATAATGGTTTTATTATTGGCCATTATTTCATTAATTACTACCTGCCCATGAAGGTTATGAGCGAAGAAAGCAATCATCAGAACAAAAGGAATCATCTTTCTGAACACCCTGAAAAACGGTAAGTTTTGTGTTTCAGCGTTTACTAAGTACTTTTGTCTCATATTTTTCGATTTCGGAAATATAGTCCGCACCAACAGGCACATTG is a window encoding:
- a CDS encoding lamin tail domain-containing protein, with protein sequence MRQKYLVNAETQNLPFFRVFRKMIPFVLMIAFFAHNLHGQVVINEIMANNKTIIQSNTGKYSDWIELYNKGSEPVNIAGWMVSDSPEKPSRYVIPSGMSDSTVIAPNGFMVLWADGNTSAGIRHLPFKLNKKGEFIAIYSLQQGKTVCVDSIRYKAMKQDISFGRKPDGGKNWVDFKKPTPGTKNL